A genomic window from Lotus japonicus ecotype B-129 chromosome 1, LjGifu_v1.2 includes:
- the LOC130719694 gene encoding RING-H2 finger protein ATL32-like codes for MDDYLCEVYPNPNMDNPEENSLSLCPNDDQYFNIEAVITNTHVFSIRQLRTHSDTYYHSFPNISKDNMNKETIECFLSCIETLPKDALKFVGANILECAHDMATSRTNKNRKVLSMIVDVVITTGNEDETDDEDDNDNDYDDGGFEEDEEEDCGLVPAAVSSIEGLETLSGEEEGFLKGKCAICFEDFHVGVRMPCLHMFHKDCITSWLQKANSCPLCRFQMPTDEEIK; via the coding sequence ATGGATGATTACCTCTGTGAAGTatacccaaacccaaacatggACAACCCTGAAGAAAATTCACTTTCACTCTGCCCCAACGATGATCAGTACTTCAATATAGAGGCTGTGATCACAAATACGCACGTTTTCAGTATCAGGCAATTACGCACTCACTCAGACACTTATTATCACAGTTTTCCCAACATCTCAAAGGATAACATGAATAAAGAAACCATTGAGTGTTTTCTTTCTTGCATTGAGACGTTGCCAAAGGATGCACTCAAGTTTGTGGGGGCGAATATCTTGGAATGTGCTCATGACATGGCCACTAGCAGGACCAATAAAAATAGAAAGGTCTTGTCCATGATTGTGGATGTGGTTATCACCACGGGCAATGAAGATGAaactgatgatgaagatgataatgataatgattatgatgatggtggtTTTGAAGAGGACGAGGAAGAAGATTGTGGGTTGGTGCCTGCAGCAGTGTCATCCATTGAGGGGTTGGAGACTCTgagtggtgaagaagaagggttCTTGAAGGGGAAGTGTGCGATCTGTTTTGAGGATTTTCATGTTGGTGTTCGTATGCCTTGTTTGCACATGTTTCATAAGGATTGTATCACTAGTTGGTTGCAGAAGGCCAATTCTTGCCCTCTTTGTCGGTTTCAGATGCCTACTGatgaagaaattaaatga
- the LOC130729373 gene encoding uncharacterized protein LOC130729373: protein MVIENSVHSFYTKLRESARATSSSPVLIFPSTSDVDSLCALKILFHILHSDAIQYACYPVSSFKEIHNYINSKNDHPVSVVLINWGCHRDLTTILNLNPSSRVFVVDSHRPVHLNNLRHQNDAVVVLFTDDDQKEANQIYDFSFPLEDFANAATELPESEDSGSESESSSDEDEEEGETGSGRKRKRDSNSVEEEDPVKLYKKMKKEYYGFGTFHGKPSGFLMFELADSLGKNTNELLWLACVSLTDQFVHERLSKERYEAGVMDLEHYMNSPCNLEAVTSVTLKDGTKIRAPNQSRIVNEEEPMLMLLQEWNLFDSMLCSSYIATKLKTWSDNGMKKLKLMLARMGFALVDCQQKFQYMNIEVKRKMKHGDFKKFLTDEYGLTDFYYRSFLRIHGYSSRVSAADVVYGVTALLESFVKPKSDEDGDGGTCASKKQFGMAYDALSLSNLDKLKVGMQQAIKIQRSILRQGSIAVTKNGCIRSCRKFRWMKLEDSVDAKLLGYPQALTKFGYFVMDALKEKGARMKPLLCACLSQETNKMLVVGVCGRPRLGGGQGNAFGVAFSKAAQDIGAEYFHELFESSWIVLEANVVNSFMVRLTENL, encoded by the coding sequence aTGGTGATAGAAAACAGCGTCCATTCCTTCTACACCAAGCTGCGTGAATCAGCACGCGCCACTTCTTCCTCCCCAGTCCTCATCTTCCCTTCAACCTCCGACGTCGACTCGCTCTGCGCCCTCAAGATCCTCTTCCACATCCTCCACTCCGATGCCATCCAATACGCCTGCTACCCTGTCTCGTCTTTCAAGGAGATTCACAACTACATCAACTCCAAAAACGACCACCCTGTCTCCGTCGTTTTGATCAACTGGGGCTGCCACAGAGACCTCACCACAATCCTCAACCTCAACCCTAGCTCACGCGTTTTCGTCGTCGATAGCCACCGCCCTGTCCACCTCAACAACCTCCGTCACCAAAACGACGCCGTCGTTGTCCTCTTCACCGACGACGACCAGAAGGAAGCTAACCAGATCTACGATTTCAGTTTCCCCCTCGAAGATTTCGCTAACGCCGCCACCGAGTTACCCGAATCGGAAGATTCAGGATCCGAATCGGAAAGTAGCAGCgacgaagatgaagaagaaggagagactGGAAgtggaaggaagaggaagagggatTCGAAttcggtggaggaggaggatccggTGAAGCTatacaagaagatgaagaaagagtaCTACGGATTCGGAACTTTTCACGGGAAACCCTCGGGTTTTCTCATGTTCGAATTGGCTGATTCTCTTGGGAAGAACACAAACGAATTGCTGTGGCTCGCTTGCGTTTCGTTAACGGATCAATTTGTGCATGAGAGGCTCAGCAAGGAGAGGTATGAAGCCGGTGTGATGGATCTGGAGCATTACATGAACAGTCCCTGTAACCTAGAGGCTGTGACTTCGGTCACGCTCAAAGACGGGACCAAAATTCGTGCACCGAATCAGTCGCGGATTGTGAATGAGGAAGAACCGATGCTTATGCTGTTGCAGGAATGGAACCTTTTCGATTCGATGTTGTGTTCTTCTTACATCGCGACGAAATTGAAGACTTGGAGTGATAATGggatgaagaagctgaagctaaTGCTTGCGAGGATGGGTTTTGCGCTCGTGGATTGTCAGCAGAAGTTTCAGTACATGAACATTGAGGTGAAACGGAAGATGAAACACGGTGATTTCAAGAAGTTCTTGACGGATGAGTATGGGTTGACTGATTTTTACTACCGGAGCTTTCTCCGTATTCATGGGTATAGTTCTAGGGTTTCTGCGGCAGATGTGGTGTATGGTGTCACCGCGCTTCTTGAATCGTTTGTGAAACCTAAATCCGATGAGGATGGTGACGGTGGTACTTGTGCTTCGAAGAAGCAGTTTGGGATGGCTTATGATGCACTTTCATTGAGCAATCTTGACAAGCTTAAAGTTGGGATGCAACAAGCTATTAAGATCCAGAGGTCGATTTTGAGACAAGGAAGCATAGCGGTTACGAAGAATGGGTGCATTCGAAGTTGTAGGAAGTTCCGTTGGATGAAGCTTGAGGATTCCGTGGATGCTAAGCTGTTGGGGTACCCACAGGCATTGACAAAGTTTGGTTATTTTGTGATGGATGCTTTGAAGGAAAAGGGGGCAAGGATGAAGCCTCTGCTCTGTGCTTGTTTGTCTCAGGAGACTAATAAGATGCTGGTTGTTGGAGTGTGTGGGAGGCCACGTTTGGGTGGCGGTCAGGGAAACGCGTTCGGAGTTGCCTTCAGCAAAGCAGCTCAGGATATTGGGGCAGAGTATTTTCATGAGCTGTTCGAGTCGTCGTGGATTGTTCTCGAGGCTAATGTTGTAAACTCCTTCATGGTGAGGTTGACTGAGAATCTGTGA
- the LOC130729374 gene encoding oleoyl-acyl carrier protein thioesterase 1, chloroplastic has translation MLKLSSCNGADRVQLLAQCGFAPHRPASVLAGRIGFRTPATRVSPVLAVVSEKDGAVAVNRVGPESVSLADRLRLGSLTEDGLSYKEKFIVRSYEVGINKTATVETIANLLQEVGCNHAQSVGFSTDGFATTTTMRKLHLIWVTARMHIEIYKYPAWSDVVEIETWCQGEGRAGTRRDFILKDPATDQVIGRATSKWVMMNEDTRRIQKVSDDVREEYLVFCPREPRLAIPEANSNSMKKIPKLEDPAQCSRLGLVPRRADLDMNKHVNNVTYIGWVLESMPQEIIDSHELRSITLDYRRECQQSDIVDSLTSVELIEGSEVVHGTNGSASAAIAQQDKQDRQQFLHLLRLSTEGLEINRGRTEWRKKAPR, from the exons atGTTGAAGCTGTCATCATGCAATGGCGCAGACCGGGTTCAGTTGCTAGCCCAATGCGGCTTCGCGCCGCATCGGCCCGCTTCTGTTCTCGCCGGTCGGATCGGGTTCCGGACTCCGGCGACGAGGGTATCGCCGGTTCTGGCTGTGGTGTCGGAGAAGGACGGTGCGGTGGCGGTGAACCGGGTTGGACCGGAATCGGTGAGCTTGGCGGACCGGTTGCGGCTTGGGAGCTTGACGGAGGATGGGTTGTCTTATAAGGAGAAGTTCATAGTGAGGAGCTATGAAGTTGGGATCAATAAGACTGCCACTGTTGAAACCATTGCTAATCTCTTGCAG GAGGTTGGATGTAATCATGCTCAAAGTGTTGGATTTTCAACTGATGGTTTTGCGACAACTACTACCATGAGAAAATTGCATCTCATATGGGTGACTGCCCGCATGCACATTGAAATCTACAAATACCCTGCTTG GAGTGATGTTGTTGAGATAGAGACTTGGTGTCAAGGGGAAGGAAGAGCTGGAACAAGGCGTGATTTTATACTTAAAGACCCTGCAACAGATCAAGTCATTGGACGAGCAACAAG CAAGTGGGTAATGATGAATGAGGACACCAGGCGAATTCAAAAAGTCTCTGATGATGTTCGGGAGGAGTATTTGGTTTTCTGTCCTCGGGAACCCAG GTTAGCAATTCCTGAGGCGAATAGCAATAGCATGAAGAAAATTCCGAAATTGGAAGATCCTGCTCAATGTTCCAGACTTGGACTTGTG CCTAGAAGAGCAGATCTGGACATGAATAAACATGTTAACAATGTCACCTATATTGGATGGGTGCTCGAG AGCATGCCTCAAGAAATCATTGATAGCCATGAGTTGCGAAGTATTACCTTGGATTACAGACGAGAATGCCAACAAAGCGACATCGTCGATTCGCTCACCAGTGTGGAACTAATTGAGGGTTCTGAGGTGGTTCATGGTACAAATGGATCTGCATCTGCCGCCATAGCACAGCAAGACAAACAAGACCGTCAGCAGTTTCTGCATCTCCTTAGATTGTCAACTGAAGGACTTGAGATCAACCGCGGGCGAACAGAATGGAGAAAAAAAGCTCCAAGATAA
- the LOC130729375 gene encoding dolichol-phosphate mannose synthase subunit 3-like → MKHIVKILTMIMAITALWAGLLQVSMIPRSHTWLLPIYFVVSLGCYGLLMVGVGLMNFPTCPQEALLLQKDIVEAKEYLMQRGVNVSTI, encoded by the exons ATGAAGCATATTGTAAAGATTTTGACTATGATAATGGCCATTACTGCTTTATGGGCTGGCCTTCTACAAGTTTCTATGATTCCACGCAGTCATACTTGGTTG CTACCGATCTATTTTGTTGTGTCTTTAGGGTGTTATGGTCTATTAATGGTTGGAGTTGGTCTGATGAATTTTCCTACATGTCCTCAAGAAGCCCTCTTGTTGCAGAAG GACATTGTAGAGGCCAAGGAATACCTGATGCAAAGAGGAGTTAATGTCAGTACCATTTGA